The Kluyveromyces lactis strain NRRL Y-1140 chromosome D complete sequence genome has a window encoding:
- the PHO2 gene encoding Pho2p (similar to uniprot|Q755L6 Ashbya gossypii AFL202C AFL202Cp and weakly similar to YDL106C uniprot|P07269 Saccharomyces cerevisiae YDL106C PHO2 Homeobox transcription factor regulatory targets include genes involved in phosphate metabolism binds cooperatively with Pho4p to the PHO5 promoter phosphorylation of Pho2p facilitates interaction with Pho4p), producing the protein MDNFDYNQPDFPHFQPEFDPSNTFLGDQEQLQDKRISSGESGYGNQSGTLMNASDGVEMFQGIPSTLANEHNTQVEHDDDHDSNHETHHSSSSSSKPKSKRTRATGEALEILKREFQLNPSPNAQNRKRISEMTGLPEKNVRIWFQNRRSKYRKSDKRMNGPGATDNTTLVSSFEFDKIPLAINSSYYFIDISSLTVGSWKRLKSGNLRSDSLPQIQKLSNLSPISINTIMANATDLMVLISKKNFEINYFFSAIANNTKILFRIFFPINTVVNCSLSLDNTESLKGDAKNSNSPSSLDGNNDTNSSKLAELRLSLSKSPKFAVYFSETIDDASSNQWSICEDFSEGRQVNDAFIGGSNIPHVLTGLDESLKFMNSLILDMNSTEHFPPTTQLQHGIMHSMPPTDTQSTALRFNDDPNLIAHDTSANPSHNSQSSFLTTNDNFTSMTFDNFSSNIPKTPDFLNSTNLQEGQSMSTLLFQDQHPNGSSH; encoded by the coding sequence ATGGATAATTTTGACTATAACCAACCGGATTTCCCACATTTCCAACCAGAATTTGATCCCTCAAACACATTTTTGGGAGATCAGGAACAGCTTCAAGACAAACGAATTAGTTCAGGAGAGTCCGGATATGGCAACCAATCTGGTACTTTAATGAATGCCTCGGACGGAGTTGAGATGTTTCAAGGAATACCTTCAACTCTAGCTAATGAGCACAATACACAGGTAGAACATGATGACGATCATGATTCAAATCATGAAACGCATCACtcttcctcctcttctAGCAAACCAAAATCTAAGAGAACAAGAGCAACTGGTGAAGCTCTAGAGATTCTTAAACGTGAATTTCAACTTAATCCAAGCCCCAACGCGCAAAATAGGAAAAGAATATCAGAGATGACGGGGCTTCCTGAGAAAAACGTGCGGATATGGtttcaaaacagaagatCAAAGTATAGAAAATCAGATAAACGTATGAACGGGCCAGGAGCCACTGACAACACAACTCTAGTTTCTAGTTTCGAATTCGACAAAATTCCACTTGCAATAAATTCCAGCTATTATTTCATTGacatttcttctcttacCGTGGGTTCATGGAAACGTCTTAAGAGCGGTAATTTAAGAAGTGATTCACTACCACAAATACAAAAGctatcaaatctttcaccaatttcCATCAATACAATAATGGCTAACGCTACAGATCTCATGGTActgatatcaaagaagaattttgagattaattatttttttaGCGCTATTGCTAATAACACAAAGATATTGTTTCGTATTTTCTTCCCCATAAACACAGTGGTTAACTGTTCGTTATCATTGGATAACACTGAATCGTTGAAAGGTGATGCTAAAAATTCGAATTCTCCTTCGAGCTTGGATGGtaataatgatacaaaCTCTTCCAAACTTGCCGAGTTGAGATTATCGCTTTCTAAATCTCCCAAATTTGCAGTATATTTCTCAGAAACAATCGATGATGCTTCGAGTAATCAATGGTCGATTTGCGAAGATTTTTCCGAAGGAAGGCAAGTAAATGATGCTTTCATTGGAGGCTCTAATATACCCCACGTTCTAACCGGATTGGACGAATCATTAAAATTcatgaattctttgattcttgaTATGAACAGTACAGAACATTTCCCACCCACAACTCAACTCCAACATGGCATAATGCATTCTATGCCCCCAACTGATACGCAGTCAACAGCATTAAGATTTAATGATGACCCCAACCTAATAGCACATGATACATCAGCAAATCCTTCTCATAATAGTCAATCGTCATTTTTAACAACAAATGATAATTTTACCTCTATgacttttgataatttttcttccaacatCCCTAAGACTCCTGATTTCCTAAATTCTACTAATCTCCAGGAGGGTCAAAGCATGTCTACCTTGCTTTTCCAGGATCAACACCCAAACGGATCAAGccattga